A section of the Pan paniscus chromosome 7, NHGRI_mPanPan1-v2.0_pri, whole genome shotgun sequence genome encodes:
- the PURG gene encoding purine-rich element-binding protein gamma isoform X1, whose translation MERARRRGGGGGRGRGGKNVGGSGLSKSRLYPQAQHSHYPHYAASATPNQAGGAAEIQELASKRVDIQKKRFYLDVKQSSRGRFLKIAEVWIGRGRQDNIRKSKLTLSLSVAAELKDCLGDFIEHYAHLGLKGHRQEHGHSKEQGSRRRQKHSAPSPPVSVGSEEHPHSVLKTDYIERDNRKYYLDLKENQRGRFLRIRQTMMRGTGMIGYFGHSLGQEQTIVLPAQGMIEFRDALVQLIEDYGEGDIEERRGGDDDPLELPEGTSFRVDNKRFYFDVGSNKYGIFLKVSEVRPPYRNTITVPFKAWTRFGENFIKYEEEMRKICNSHKEKRMDGRKASGEEQECLD comes from the coding sequence ATGGAAAGAGCCAGGCGAaggggaggcggcggcggccgcggccGCGGAGGCAAGAATGTAGGGGGCTCTGGCCTAAGCAAGAGTAGACTCTATCCCCAGGCCCAGCACTCCCACTACCCCCACTACGCGGCCTCAGCCACCCCTAATCAGGCCGGGGGCGCAGCCGAAATCCAGGAGCTGGCCTCCAAACGAGTGGACATCCAGAAAAAGAGGTTTTACCTAGACGTGAAGCAAAGCTCCCGGGGCCGCTTCCTAAAGATAGCCGAAGTCTGGATAGGGAGAGGCCGGCAGGACAACATCAGAAAGAGTAAACTGACCCTCTCCCTGTCTGTGGCAGCGGAGCTGAAGGACTGTCTAGGGGACTTCATCGAGCACTATGCCCACCTGGGCCTGAAAGGCCACCGGCAAGAGCATGGCCACAGCAAAGAGCAAGGCTCCAGAAGGAGGCAGAAGCACTCGGCACCCTCCCCACCAGTCTCGGTGGGGTCCGAAGAGCATCCTCACAGTGTCCTGAAAACAGACTATATCGAGAGGGACAATAGGAAATATTACCTAGACCTAAAGGAAAATCAGCGGGGTCGCTTCCTACGAATTAGACAAACCATGATGCGGGGGACTGGCATGATAGGTTATTTTGGCCACAGTTTGGGCCAAGAACAGACTATTGTCCTCCCAGCACAAGGAATGATTGAGTTTCGTGATGCCTTGGTTCAGCTGATTGAAGACTATGGCGAAGGAGACATAGAAGAACGAAGAGGTGGAGACGATGACCCGCTTGAACTCCCAGAGGGGACTTCTTTCAGAGTGGACAATAAAAGGTTCTACTTTGATGTGGGCTCTAATAAATATGGAATTTTCCTGAAGGTAAGTGAGGTGAGACCACCTTACCGTAATACTATTACTGTTCCATTCAAAGCTTGGACAAGGTTTGGGGAGAATTTTATCAAGTATGAAGAAGAGATGAGGAAAATTTGCAACAgccataaagaaaagagaatggatGGCAGAAAGGCCAGTGGTGAAGAACAAGAATGCCTCGACTAG